Proteins co-encoded in one Melanotaenia boesemani isolate fMelBoe1 chromosome 23, fMelBoe1.pri, whole genome shotgun sequence genomic window:
- the apex1 gene encoding DNA-(apurinic or apyrimidinic site) endonuclease isoform X3, with the protein MKRGKQAEEATAEGENDTGSGGSAKKAKKAKEPEAPVLYDDPPDKMTSKDGRSANMKITSWNVDGLRAWVKKKGLDWVREEDPDVLCLQETKCAQKALPAEITSMPEYPHKYWAASDDKEGYSGVAMLCKTEPLKVTYGIGKEEHDKEGRVITAEFPNFYLVTAYVPNASRGLVRLDYRKTWDVDFRAYLSELDIQKPLVLCGDLNVAHQEIDLKNPKGNKKNAGFTPEEREGFSQLLAAGFVDSFRELYPEQTNAYTFWTYMMNARSKNVGWRLDYFLLSSSLVPGLCDSKIRNKAMGSDHCPITLHIAV; encoded by the exons ATGAAGAGAGGCAAACAAGCCGAGGAGGCAACGGCAGAGGGAGAGAATGACACAGGTTCTG GAGGTTCTGCTAAGAAAGCAAAGAAGGCCAAGGAACCAGAGGCCCCGGTATTGTACGACGATCCTCCCGACAAAATGACCAGCAAAGATGGACGCAGCGCCAACATGAAGATCACCTCATGGAATGTGGATGGGCTGAGGGCATGGGTGAAAAAGAAGGGTCTGGAT TGGGTGCGTGAGGAGGATCCAGATGTTTTGTGCCTTCAGGAGACCAAGTGTGCACAGAAAGCGCTCCCTGCTGAGATCACCTCAATGCCAGAGTACCCCCATAAGTATTGGGCTGCTTCTGATGACAAAGAGGGTTACAGTGGTGTAGCGATGCTGTGCAAGACTGAACCCCTTAAAGTGACCTATGGCATTG GAAAAGAGGAACACGACAAGGAAGGCCGGGTCATCACTGCAGAGTTCCCCAACTTCTACCTTGTGACCGCCTACGTACCAAATGCCAGCAGAGGTCTTGTTCGCTTAGATTACCGCAAAACCTGGGACGTGGACTTCCGAGCATACCTGAGCGAGCTTGACATACAGAAGCCTCTAGTGCTGTGTGGTGACCTCAACGTTGCTCACCAGGAGATCGACCTGAAGAACCCTAAGGGCAACAAGAAAAACGCTGGCTTCACCCCAGAGGAGCGTGAAGGCTTCAGCCAGCTGCTGGCGGCCGGTTTCGTCGACAGCTTCCGCGAGCTCTACCCCGAGCAAACAAATGCCTACACCTTCTGGACCTACATGATGAACGCCCGCTCAAAGAATGTGGGCTGGAGGCTTGACTATTTCTTGCTGTCTTCCTCCTTGGTGCCAGGTCTGTGCGACAGCAAGATTCGTAACAAGGCGATGGGGAGCGACCACTGCCCCATCACTCTGCATATAGCCGTGTAG
- the apex1 gene encoding DNA-(apurinic or apyrimidinic site) endonuclease isoform X1, translating into MFRGILLCVRVVCLRGVFGVRTTSSMKRGKQAEEATAEGENDTGSGGSAKKAKKAKEPEAPVLYDDPPDKMTSKDGRSANMKITSWNVDGLRAWVKKKGLDWVREEDPDVLCLQETKCAQKALPAEITSMPEYPHKYWAASDDKEGYSGVAMLCKTEPLKVTYGIGKEEHDKEGRVITAEFPNFYLVTAYVPNASRGLVRLDYRKTWDVDFRAYLSELDIQKPLVLCGDLNVAHQEIDLKNPKGNKKNAGFTPEEREGFSQLLAAGFVDSFRELYPEQTNAYTFWTYMMNARSKNVGWRLDYFLLSSSLVPGLCDSKIRNKAMGSDHCPITLHIAV; encoded by the exons ATGTTTAG GGGTATCCTATTGTGTGTTCGTGTTGTTTGTCTGCGAGGTGTGTTTGGTGTCAGAACGACTTCAAGTATGAAGAGAGGCAAACAAGCCGAGGAGGCAACGGCAGAGGGAGAGAATGACACAGGTTCTG GAGGTTCTGCTAAGAAAGCAAAGAAGGCCAAGGAACCAGAGGCCCCGGTATTGTACGACGATCCTCCCGACAAAATGACCAGCAAAGATGGACGCAGCGCCAACATGAAGATCACCTCATGGAATGTGGATGGGCTGAGGGCATGGGTGAAAAAGAAGGGTCTGGAT TGGGTGCGTGAGGAGGATCCAGATGTTTTGTGCCTTCAGGAGACCAAGTGTGCACAGAAAGCGCTCCCTGCTGAGATCACCTCAATGCCAGAGTACCCCCATAAGTATTGGGCTGCTTCTGATGACAAAGAGGGTTACAGTGGTGTAGCGATGCTGTGCAAGACTGAACCCCTTAAAGTGACCTATGGCATTG GAAAAGAGGAACACGACAAGGAAGGCCGGGTCATCACTGCAGAGTTCCCCAACTTCTACCTTGTGACCGCCTACGTACCAAATGCCAGCAGAGGTCTTGTTCGCTTAGATTACCGCAAAACCTGGGACGTGGACTTCCGAGCATACCTGAGCGAGCTTGACATACAGAAGCCTCTAGTGCTGTGTGGTGACCTCAACGTTGCTCACCAGGAGATCGACCTGAAGAACCCTAAGGGCAACAAGAAAAACGCTGGCTTCACCCCAGAGGAGCGTGAAGGCTTCAGCCAGCTGCTGGCGGCCGGTTTCGTCGACAGCTTCCGCGAGCTCTACCCCGAGCAAACAAATGCCTACACCTTCTGGACCTACATGATGAACGCCCGCTCAAAGAATGTGGGCTGGAGGCTTGACTATTTCTTGCTGTCTTCCTCCTTGGTGCCAGGTCTGTGCGACAGCAAGATTCGTAACAAGGCGATGGGGAGCGACCACTGCCCCATCACTCTGCATATAGCCGTGTAG
- the apex1 gene encoding DNA-(apurinic or apyrimidinic site) endonuclease isoform X2, which translates to MFRGILLCVRVVCLRGVFGVRTTSSMKRGKQAEEATAEGENDTGSGSAKKAKKAKEPEAPVLYDDPPDKMTSKDGRSANMKITSWNVDGLRAWVKKKGLDWVREEDPDVLCLQETKCAQKALPAEITSMPEYPHKYWAASDDKEGYSGVAMLCKTEPLKVTYGIGKEEHDKEGRVITAEFPNFYLVTAYVPNASRGLVRLDYRKTWDVDFRAYLSELDIQKPLVLCGDLNVAHQEIDLKNPKGNKKNAGFTPEEREGFSQLLAAGFVDSFRELYPEQTNAYTFWTYMMNARSKNVGWRLDYFLLSSSLVPGLCDSKIRNKAMGSDHCPITLHIAV; encoded by the exons ATGTTTAG GGGTATCCTATTGTGTGTTCGTGTTGTTTGTCTGCGAGGTGTGTTTGGTGTCAGAACGACTTCAAGTATGAAGAGAGGCAAACAAGCCGAGGAGGCAACGGCAGAGGGAGAGAATGACACAGGTTCTG GTTCTGCTAAGAAAGCAAAGAAGGCCAAGGAACCAGAGGCCCCGGTATTGTACGACGATCCTCCCGACAAAATGACCAGCAAAGATGGACGCAGCGCCAACATGAAGATCACCTCATGGAATGTGGATGGGCTGAGGGCATGGGTGAAAAAGAAGGGTCTGGAT TGGGTGCGTGAGGAGGATCCAGATGTTTTGTGCCTTCAGGAGACCAAGTGTGCACAGAAAGCGCTCCCTGCTGAGATCACCTCAATGCCAGAGTACCCCCATAAGTATTGGGCTGCTTCTGATGACAAAGAGGGTTACAGTGGTGTAGCGATGCTGTGCAAGACTGAACCCCTTAAAGTGACCTATGGCATTG GAAAAGAGGAACACGACAAGGAAGGCCGGGTCATCACTGCAGAGTTCCCCAACTTCTACCTTGTGACCGCCTACGTACCAAATGCCAGCAGAGGTCTTGTTCGCTTAGATTACCGCAAAACCTGGGACGTGGACTTCCGAGCATACCTGAGCGAGCTTGACATACAGAAGCCTCTAGTGCTGTGTGGTGACCTCAACGTTGCTCACCAGGAGATCGACCTGAAGAACCCTAAGGGCAACAAGAAAAACGCTGGCTTCACCCCAGAGGAGCGTGAAGGCTTCAGCCAGCTGCTGGCGGCCGGTTTCGTCGACAGCTTCCGCGAGCTCTACCCCGAGCAAACAAATGCCTACACCTTCTGGACCTACATGATGAACGCCCGCTCAAAGAATGTGGGCTGGAGGCTTGACTATTTCTTGCTGTCTTCCTCCTTGGTGCCAGGTCTGTGCGACAGCAAGATTCGTAACAAGGCGATGGGGAGCGACCACTGCCCCATCACTCTGCATATAGCCGTGTAG